From the Streptomyces syringium genome, one window contains:
- a CDS encoding adenylosuccinate synthase produces the protein MPALVLLGAQWGDEGKGKATDLLGGSVDYVVRYQGGNNAGHTVVVGDQKYALHLLPSGILSPGCTPVIGNGVVVDPAVLLSELSGLNERGVDTSKLLLSGNAHLITPYHTTVDKVTERFLGSRKIGTTGRGIGPTYADKINRVGIRVQDLYDESILTQKVEAALDFKNQILAKLYNRRAIEAGAIVEELLTYAEQIKPYVADTTLILNNAIDEGKVVLFEGGQGTLLDVDHGTYPFVTSSNPTAGGACTGAGVGPTKISRVIGILKAYTTRVGAGPFPTELFDKDGEALRTIGGERGVTTGRDRRCGWFDAVIARYATRVNGLTDFFLTKLDVLTGWEQIPVCVAYEIDGKRVEELPYSQSDFHHAKPIYEMLPGWSEDITKAKTFADLPKNAQAYVKALEEMSGAPISAIGVGPGRTETIEINSFLS, from the coding sequence GTGCCCGCACTTGTGCTGCTCGGTGCTCAGTGGGGTGACGAGGGCAAGGGAAAGGCCACCGACCTCCTCGGTGGATCCGTGGACTATGTGGTGCGCTACCAAGGTGGCAACAACGCCGGCCACACGGTCGTCGTAGGCGACCAGAAATACGCGCTGCATCTCCTCCCCTCCGGAATCCTCTCGCCGGGGTGTACCCCGGTGATCGGCAACGGTGTCGTCGTCGACCCGGCGGTCCTGCTCTCCGAGCTGAGCGGACTCAACGAGCGCGGCGTGGACACGTCCAAGCTGCTGCTCAGCGGTAACGCGCATCTGATCACGCCGTACCACACGACCGTGGACAAGGTGACGGAACGCTTCCTCGGCTCGCGGAAGATCGGCACCACGGGCCGCGGTATCGGCCCGACCTACGCGGACAAGATCAACCGCGTCGGCATCCGGGTCCAGGACCTCTACGACGAGTCGATCCTGACCCAGAAGGTCGAGGCTGCCCTCGACTTCAAGAACCAGATCCTCGCGAAGCTCTACAACCGCCGGGCCATCGAGGCCGGCGCGATCGTCGAGGAGCTGCTCACCTACGCCGAGCAGATCAAGCCGTACGTGGCCGACACGACGCTGATCCTGAACAACGCCATCGACGAGGGCAAGGTCGTCCTCTTCGAGGGCGGCCAGGGCACGCTGCTCGACGTCGACCACGGCACGTACCCCTTCGTGACCTCGTCGAACCCGACCGCGGGCGGCGCCTGCACGGGTGCCGGCGTCGGTCCCACGAAGATCAGCCGGGTGATCGGCATCCTCAAGGCGTACACCACGCGCGTCGGCGCCGGCCCGTTCCCGACCGAGCTGTTCGACAAGGACGGCGAGGCGCTGCGGACCATCGGTGGCGAGCGCGGTGTGACCACCGGCCGTGACCGCCGCTGTGGCTGGTTCGACGCGGTCATCGCCCGCTACGCGACCCGCGTCAACGGCCTGACGGACTTCTTCCTCACCAAGCTCGACGTGCTGACGGGCTGGGAGCAGATCCCGGTCTGCGTCGCGTACGAGATCGACGGCAAGCGCGTCGAGGAGCTGCCCTACAGCCAGAGCGACTTCCACCACGCGAAGCCGATCTACGAAATGCTGCCGGGCTGGTCCGAGGACATCACCAAGGCCAAGACCTTCGCCGACCTGCCGAAGAACGCGCAGGCCTACGTGAAGGCGCTGGAGGAGATGTCCGGCGCGCCGATCTCCGCGATCGGCGTCGGCCCGGGCCGCACCGAGACGATCGAGATCAACTCGTTCCTCTCGTAA